TCTACCGGGACGGCTTCGAGATCGACGACCGACGGGAACCGACCGCGTCCGAGGCATACGCCATGCCCCAGGGCGCGGTCGTGCTGCGTTGCAGCGGGACGAAGGGCGAGGCGGTCGAAATCGCCATGGGCCCGGACGCACTGACCGGCTTCCTGTCCTGGCTCGAATCCGCCCCACCCGGCCGCTCCATCCCCTGGGCTTCCTGATCCGCCCCGTTCCGCCCCACTGAGTGGCAGTCCGCCCACCGAGCGGCAGTCCGCCTTGCCGAGTGGCAGTCCTCCGGAGAGGACACAACCCAACCTGGGCTTCTTGCTTTTGTCATCTCCGTATGGCCTGCCCGAAGGGCTACCGCATTTTCCAGGGGTTGCAGCCGAAAGTTTTGCGAGGAACGAGCAAAAGTTTTAGCGGCAACCCCTGGAAAATGTGGTAGGCTCTGCCAGGCCATACGGAGATGACAAAAGCAAGAAGCCCCCGCCGTTGCAGTTGAGTCATCTTTGGTGGCCTGCCCGCCGGCGAGGCGCTTTTAATCTTTGAGCCGGAACGCTTCGCTCTCAAGCCGAACGCGCTTCGCGCTGGTACGCGCGAAGCGCTCGAAGGATCAAAAGATCAAAAGCGGCGCTCGCCGCGCGGCAGGCCGCCAGCGGGGGGTGAAGGGCGTCGGTTCCCCCACCGCATGGCCTGGCGGAGCCAACCACACTTTCGGCCGGGTGCCGCTAAATTTTTTGCTCGTCCCTCACAAAAAATTCGGCTGCACCCGACCGAAAGCGTGGTAGCCCTTCGGGCAGGCCATACGGCGGGGGAACCGAGGCCCTCCACCTGTGGTTGAGACCACTACGCAAAAGCACGCGCTGCGCGCGCCGAAAAGCACGTGCGGCAGCCTGGGGGGTTTGGGTCAGGCGTTGCCGCCTGGCTGCCAGAGGACGTCACCGTCGGGATTGGCGACCCGGGCCAGGATGAACAGCAGGTCGCTCAGCCGGTTCAGGTACTTGGCCGCCAGGACGTTCGTCGTCTCCGGCTCGGCCTCGATCAGTGCCCACGTCGAGCGTTCTGCCCGGCGCGCGATCGTGCGTGCCTGGTGCAGCAGTGCCGCGCCGGGGGTGCCGCCGTTGAGGATGAACGACTCCAGCTTGCCGACCCGGCTGTTGTACTCGTCACACCACGCCTCCAGGCGGTCCACATAGGGCTGCGTGATGCGCAACGGCGGGTACTTCGGGTCCTCGACGATCGGGGTGCACAGGTCCGCGCCCACGTCGAACAGGTCGTTCTGGACCTTCCGCACGACACCCGCGACGTCCTCCGCCAGCGCGCCCAGGGCCAGGGCCACGCCCAAGGCCGCGTTGGTCTCGTCGCAGTCCGCGTACGCCGTGATCCGGGGCGAGGTCTTGGGGACTCGGCTGAAGTCGCCCAGGCCCGTCGTGCCGTCGTCGCCCACGCGGGTGTAGATCCTGGTGAGGTGAACCGCCATGTCCTGCACTGTAAGGGGCTCCGGGCACTGGCTTGATTCAGTGCATCCGTACGATTGCGGCGCAACCACAACCGGATGAGGAGTTTCCTTGGTGAGCGAACACTTCCGGGTCCAGGGCGGTGCGCGGCTGGTCGGCGAGGTCGACGTCGTCGGTGCCAAGAACAGCGTGTTGAAGCTGATGGCGGCGGCCCTGCTGGCCGAGGGCACGACCACCATCACCAACTGCCCCGAGATCCTGGACGTGCCGCTGATGGCCGACGTCCTGCGCAGCCTGGGCTGCGAGGTCACGCTCGCCGGCGACGTCGCCACGATCACCACGCCCAAGGAGCTCAACCACCGGGCCGACTCCGAGGCGATGGGCAAGCTGCGGGCCTCCGTGTGCGTGCTGGGGCCGCTGGTCGGCCGCTGCAAGCGCGCGGTGGTGGCGCTGCCCGGCGGGGACGCGATCGGGTCCCGGCCCTTGGACATGCACCAGAGCGGTCTGCGCAAGCTCGGTGCGCACAGCGAGATCGAGCACGGGTGCGTGGTCGCCGAGGCCGAGGGGCTGCACGGCGCGCAGATCTGGCTGGACTTCCCCAGTGTCGGCGCGACCGAGAACATCCTGATGGCGGCGGTGCTGGCGAACGGCACGACGGTCATCGACAACGCGGCGCGCGAGCCGGAGATCGTCGACATCTGCGTGATGCTCCAGCAGATGGGCGCGAAGATCGAGGGCGCGGGCACGTCCACGCTGACCGTGCACGGGGTGGAGTCGCTCCAGCCGACCGAGCACCGGGTCATCGGCGACCGGATCGTGGGCGCCACCTGGGCGTTCGCGGCCGCGATGACGCGGGGTGACATCACCGTGCGCGGCGTGAACCCGCACCACCTGGACCTGGTGCTGGAGAAACTGCGCATGGCGGGCGCGGAGGTCACCACCTTCGACTCGGACGGCTTCCGCGTGGTGCAGAACGACCGGCCGCAGTCGGTGGACTTCGTGACGCTGCCCTACCCGGGCTTCGCGACCGACCTCCAGCCGTTCGCGATCGCGCTGTCCAGCGTGTCCGAGGGCACGTCCATGATCACCGAGAACCTGTTCGAGGCGCGGTTCCGGTTCATCGAGGAGATGGTGCGGCTCGGGGCCGACGCGCGCACTGATGGGCACCACGCGGTCGTGCGGGGCGTCGAGAAGCTGTCCAGCGCCCCGGTGTGGGCGTCGGACATCCGCGCGGGCGCGGGGCTGGTGCTGGCCGGGCTGTGCGCGGACGGCGTGACCGAGGTGTACGAGATCTTCCACATCGAGCGCGGCTACCCGGGCTTCGTGGAGAACCTGCGCAAGCTCGGCGCGACCGTGGAGCGGGTCACGGCCTGACGGTCACCGGCACGCGCTGGGCCATGTTGTTGGCCATGCCCTGCCGGTTCCACGGCTGGTCCACGGGCTGGGTGCGGCCCTCGGCGTCGGTGGCCCGCACGCTCAGCTCGTGGTCGCCGGGGGTCGCGTCCCACACGTGCTCGAAGCGCCGCCACGCGTGGGGGTCGGTGGGCGGGTCGAGCTTCGCCTCCTGCCACCCGCCGTCCACGCCGACCTCGACGTGGGCGATCGGCGCGAACCCGCACCACGCGCGGCCGTGCAGCAGGACCGGGCCGGCCCGGACGAACCGGCGGCGGGTCATGAAGTCGGGGAAGCCGGGCGGGGCGAGCAGGGCCTTGGGCAGGATCCGGGTCACCGGCACGCCGTCCTCGTCGGCCTCCTGCTTGATCCGGTACGCCACCGCCTGCTGGAAGCCCTCGAACCGGTGGTCCTGGGCGGTGACCGAGCACAGCCACTTAACGTGGGCCATGCCGTACCAGCCGGGCACGACCAGCCGCAGCGGGTAACCGTGCTGGGGCGGCAGCGGGCGGCCGTTCATCGCGTACACCAGCAGCACGTCCTCGCGCAGCGCCTCCGCCACCGGCAGCGCCCGCTGGTAGTCCTGCTCGACGCCCCGGTCCACGCCGTGGTCGGCACCGGTGAACACGACGTCCACCGCGTCCGGTGGCAGGTCGGCCAGCAGCGGGGC
This DNA window, taken from Saccharothrix variisporea, encodes the following:
- a CDS encoding cob(I)yrinic acid a,c-diamide adenosyltransferase; this translates as MAVHLTRIYTRVGDDGTTGLGDFSRVPKTSPRITAYADCDETNAALGVALALGALAEDVAGVVRKVQNDLFDVGADLCTPIVEDPKYPPLRITQPYVDRLEAWCDEYNSRVGKLESFILNGGTPGAALLHQARTIARRAERSTWALIEAEPETTNVLAAKYLNRLSDLLFILARVANPDGDVLWQPGGNA
- the murA gene encoding UDP-N-acetylglucosamine 1-carboxyvinyltransferase; translation: MSEHFRVQGGARLVGEVDVVGAKNSVLKLMAAALLAEGTTTITNCPEILDVPLMADVLRSLGCEVTLAGDVATITTPKELNHRADSEAMGKLRASVCVLGPLVGRCKRAVVALPGGDAIGSRPLDMHQSGLRKLGAHSEIEHGCVVAEAEGLHGAQIWLDFPSVGATENILMAAVLANGTTVIDNAAREPEIVDICVMLQQMGAKIEGAGTSTLTVHGVESLQPTEHRVIGDRIVGATWAFAAAMTRGDITVRGVNPHHLDLVLEKLRMAGAEVTTFDSDGFRVVQNDRPQSVDFVTLPYPGFATDLQPFAIALSSVSEGTSMITENLFEARFRFIEEMVRLGADARTDGHHAVVRGVEKLSSAPVWASDIRAGAGLVLAGLCADGVTEVYEIFHIERGYPGFVENLRKLGATVERVTA
- a CDS encoding sulfite oxidase, with protein sequence MTIGLSRVAGAEEDISLDELRLAARNHGLPLEALRYDVTPEGLHYLLIHYDIPHVDADAWRLDVLGRRYSLDDLRALPAVTARVTLECAGNGRAKLHPRPVSQPWLDEAVGCAEWTGTPLAPLLADLPPDAVDVVFTGADHGVDRGVEQDYQRALPVAEALREDVLLVYAMNGRPLPPQHGYPLRLVVPGWYGMAHVKWLCSVTAQDHRFEGFQQAVAYRIKQEADEDGVPVTRILPKALLAPPGFPDFMTRRRFVRAGPVLLHGRAWCGFAPIAHVEVGVDGGWQEAKLDPPTDPHAWRRFEHVWDATPGDHELSVRATDAEGRTQPVDQPWNRQGMANNMAQRVPVTVRP